The Salvia miltiorrhiza cultivar Shanhuang (shh) chromosome 1, IMPLAD_Smil_shh, whole genome shotgun sequence genome has a window encoding:
- the LOC131007322 gene encoding isoamylase 2, chloroplastic produces MAMLPIPYVMRSHGLSAEASESSKLFTRSRRCNVIFNKLVLKPKTECLQLVKRIERIHCDRQNLKALATSNVSAVKTSEKLATYRFRTECGGRLKVEVKQRPKNKYGVYIELESLQLLVGKGELVMVWGLFAADSTSLMPLDSQLSSADGQCETRFVGGTVELDFEADLAPSYVSFLLKMDSDSESKFIRNHMNVNFTVPVGFGAGHPSPLGVSFLSDGSVNFAFFSRDVESVALCLYTEATAEKPALEIDLDPYINRSGDVWHALMYSSVPFVSYGYRCRGGVGNKDHHVLLDPYATAIEVLGLNQPRKWLGKLCVEPAFDWRGEVRPNLPMEKMIVYRLNVARFTGDKSSKLSGGIGGSFSALSEKLHHFEDLGVNAILLEPVFPFDEQNSPYFPCHFFSPASLYGPSGDPLNVAKSMKEMVKKLHARGIEVLLEVVFTHTGEAGALKEIDSSYNCNIQEGEGSKSRNALNCNHPIAQQLILESLRYWVTEFHIDGFCFINASSLTRGLHGKFLSRPPVVEAIALDPLLARVKIVADSWDPHDMEMKEVRFPHWQRWAEINSKFSTDVKNFLRGRGLISELATRLCGSGDLFLAGRGPAFSFNYVTRNAGLTLLDLVSFSSSSELESELSWNCGEEGATNKKVVLEMRLKQIRNLLFTLFVSLGVPMLNMGDECGQSTGGSPHYADRKPLDWNALGSGFGAQITQFVSFLSSLKMRRGDLLQRRSFLEEDNIEWHGKQQFPPRWDDPTCKFLAMTLKADAGLSYGDLFVAFNAAGQPEKVGLPPPADEETSWVLLVDTALPFPGFFSEEGLVGFDGNEAVTYEMKSHSCVLFEARRLSLS; encoded by the coding sequence ATGGCTATGCTGCCAATTCCTTATGTGATGCGATCGCATGGTCTAAGCGCAGAGGCTTCTGAATCATCTAAGTTGTTCACCCGCAGTCGTAGATGCAATGTGATTTTCAATAAATTGGTTTTAAAACCGAAAACAGAATGCCTACAGCTCGTGAAACGTATCGAGAGGATTCATTGCGATCGTCAAAATCTGAAAGCATTGGCCACTTCAAATGTTTCTGCTGTAAAAACCTCTGAAAAATTAGCAACATATCGGTTTAGGACGGAGTGTGGCGGTCGATTGAAGGTAGAAGTGAAACAGAGGCCCAAAAACAAATATGGAGTTTATATTGAATTGGAGTCATTGCAGCTTCTTGTGGGTAAGGGAGAGCTAGTCATGGTCTGGGGGCTTTTCGCAGCTGATTCAACAAGTTTGATGCCGTTAGATTCCCAGCTATCGAGTGCTGATGGCCAATGTGAAACCCGATTCGTGGGAGGCACTGTTGAGTTGGATTTTGAGGCGGATTTAGCGCCATCCTATGTATCTTTTCTACTGAAGATGGACTCAGATTCTGAGTCGAAATTTATCAGAAACCACATGAACGTAAATTTCACAGTGCCAGTAGGTTTTGGTGCTGGACATCCTTCTCCATTGGGCGTTTCCTTTCTAAGCGATGGATCCGTGAACTTTGCTTTTTTCTCCCGCGATGTGGAAAGTGTTGCTCTGTGTCTGTATACAGAAGCAACAGCTGAGAAACCTGCTTTGGAGATTGATCTTGACCCGTACATCAACCGGTCAGGTGATGTTTGGCATGCTTTGATGTATAGTTCTGTGCCCTTTGTGAGTTATGGTTATCGGTGCAGAGGTGGTGTTGGAAACAAAGACCATCACGTCTTGTTGGATCCATACGCAACGGCTATTGAGGTGCTTGGTTTGAATCAGCCTAGGAAATGGCTTGGAAAGTTGTGTGTGGAGCCTGCATTTGATTGGAGGGGTGAAGTTCGCCCCAACTTACCGATGGAGAAGATGATTGTGTATAGACTGAATGTTGCACGTTTTACCGGAGACAAGTCCAGTAAGTTGTCTGGTGGTATAGGTGGAAGTTTCTCTGCTTTATCTGAGAAATTGCACCATTTTGAGGATCTTGGTGTCAATGCCATCTTGTTAGAACCAGTTTTCCCTTTTGATGAGCAAAATAGTCCCTATTTTCCCTGCCATTTCTTTTCTCCTGCAAGCTTGTATGGACCTTCTGGCGACCCGTTGAATGTTGCTAAGTCGATGAAGGAGATGGTCAAGAAGCttcacgccagaggaatcgaggttTTGCTTGAAGTTGTCTTCACACATACAGGTGAAGCTGGAGCACTAAAAGAGATTGACAGTTCTTATAATTGTAACATTCAAGAAGGAGAAGGATCAAAGTCTAGAAACGCGTTAAATTGCAATCACCCCATTGCCCAACAACTAATCTTAGAGAGTCTGCGTTATTGGGTGACTGAGTTTCATATTGATGGTTTCTGTTTCATCAATGCATCTTCTTTGACTAGAGGTCTCCACGGCAAGTTCCTCTCGCGCCCTCCTGTGGTTGAAGCGATTGCCCTCGACCCTTTACTTGCAAGAGTCAAGATAGTTGCAGACTCATGGGATCCACATGACATGGAGATGAAGGAAGTGAGGTTTCCTCATTGGCAGAGATGGGCAGAGATCAATTCAAAGTTCAGCACCGACGTGAAGAATTTCTTGAGGGGCCGTGGCCTCATTAGCGAACTTGCTACGCGTCTCTGTGGTAGTGGGGATCTGTTCTTGGCCGGACGAGGACCTGCATTCTCCTTCAACTATGTCACAAGAAACGCGGGGCTCACTCTACTGGACTTGGTCAGCTTCAGCTCTAGCAGTGAACTGGAATCAGAGTTGAGTTGGAATTGTGGAGAAGAAGGTGCCACGAACAAAAAGGTTGTGCTTGAGATGAGGCTTAAGCAAATCCGTAACCTCCTCTTCACGCTGTTCGTTTCTCTGGGCGTCCCCATGCTCAACATGGGAGACGAGTGTGGCCAATCCACCGGAGGCTCCCCCCATTATGCTGACCGGAAACCTCTGGACTGGAACGCTTTGGGTTCAGGGTTCGGTGCTCAGATCACTCAGTTCGTTTCGTTCCTGAGCTCGCTGAAGATGAGGCGAGGGGATCTTCTTCAGCGGAGGAGCTTCTTGGAGGAAGATAACATCGAATGGCATGGAAAGCAGCAATTCCCACCGAGATGGGATGATCCAACCTGCAAATTCTTAGCCATGACTCTGAAAGCTGATGCAGGATTGAGCTATGGTGACTTGTTTGTCGCCTTCAACGCGGCTGGTCAGCCAGAGAAAGTAGGTCTGCCGCCCCCTGCAGACGAGGAGACGAGTTGGGTTCTTCTGGTGGATACGGCGCTTCCCTTCCCGGGGTTTTTCAGTGAGGAAGGCCTTGTTGGATTTGACGGGAATGAGGCAGTGACATATGAGATGAAGTCTCATAGTTGCGTATTGTTTGAAGCTCGGAGGTTGAGCTTGTCTTGA